A stretch of Rhinopithecus roxellana isolate Shanxi Qingling chromosome 12, ASM756505v1, whole genome shotgun sequence DNA encodes these proteins:
- the TEX38 gene encoding testis-expressed protein 38 isoform X1 — MDSQQEDLRFPGMWVSLYFGFLGLCSVITGGCIILLHWRKNLRREERAQQWVEVMRAATFTYSPLLYWINKRRRYGMNAAINTGPPPAVTKTETEVQNPDVLWELDIPEGRSYADQVSNPKAEAPAPLQPALQGAPQQPQASSPFPLPIFQEVPFAPPLCNLPPLLNHSVSYPSATCPERNVLFHSLPNLAHEDHSFNAKPFASEL, encoded by the exons ATGGATTCCCAACAGGAGGACCTGCGCTTCCCTGGGA TGTGGGTCTCATTGTACTTTGGATTCCTGGGGCTGTGTTCTGTGATAACTGGAGGGTGCATTATCCTTCTGCACTGGAGGAAGAACTTGAGGCGGGAAGAGCGTGCCCAGCAGTGGGTGGAGGTGATGAGAGCTGCCACGTTCACCTACAGCCCACTGTTGTACTGGATTAACAAGCGACGGCGCTACGGCATGAATGCAGCCATCAACACGGGCCCTCCCCCTGCTGTCACCAAGACTGAGACTGAGGTCCAGAATCCAGATGTTCTGTGGGAGTTGGACATCCCCGAAGGCAGGAGCTATGCTGACCAAGTCAGTAACCCCAAGGCGGAAGCCCCCGCTCCCCTGCAACCTGCACTGCAGGGGGCTCCACAGCAGCCCCAGGCCAGCTCCCCATTTCCACTTCCCATCTTTCAGGAGGTGCCCTTTGCCCCCCCCTTGTGCAACCTACCCCCGCTGCTGAACCACTCTGTCTCCTATCCTTCAGCCACCTGTCCTGAAAGGAATGTTCTCTTCCATTCCCTCCCGAATCTGGCCCATGAAGACCACAGCTTCAATGCCAAGCCTTTTGCTTCAGAATTGTAG
- the ATPAF1 gene encoding ATP synthase mitochondrial F1 complex assembly factor 1 isoform X2 yields the protein MERARGPLAEADAPEEEEAGAAMAAVVVAAAGGAGPAVLQVAGLYRGLCAVRSRALGLGLVSPAQLRVFPVRRGSGRPERGADGSGVGAEAELQANPFYDRYRDKIQQLRRSDPAAFESRLEKRSEFRKQPVGRSRQGDFIKCVEQKTDALGKQSVNRGFTKDKTLSSIFNIEMVKEKTAEEIKQIWQQYFAAKDTVYAVIPAEKFDLIWNRAQSCPTFLCALPRREGYEFFVGQWTGTELHFTALINIQTRGEAAASQLILYHYPELKEEKGIVLMTAEMDSTFLNVAEAQCIANQVQLFYATDRKETYGPPYSTTKPLDNCLKSSRGLELSTC from the exons ATGGAGCGGGCGCGCGGGCCGCTGGCCGAGGCTGACGCgcctgaggaggaggaggcgggggCGGCCATGGCTGCTGTGGTGGTGGCGGCTGCAGGTGGCGCGGGACCGGCGGTCCTGCAGGTAGCCGGTCTCTACCGGGGACTGTGCGCTGTGCGCAGCCGCGCCCTGGGCCTGGGGCTTGTGTCACCCGCGCAACTGCGCGTGTTCCCAGTGCGTCGCGGCTCGGGCCGGCCCGAGCGGGGCGCCGACGGCAGcggggtcggggccgaggccgaGCTCCAGGCCAACCCTTTCTACGACCGCTACCGCGACAAGATCCAGCAGCTGCGCAG GTCTGACCCAGCTGCTTTTGAGTCCCGTCTGGAGAAACGCAGTGAATTTCGGAAGCAGCCAGTGGGGCGTTCCAGGCAAGGTGATTTTATCAAATGTGTGGAACAGAAG ACAGATGCCTTGGGGAAACAGTCTGTGAACAGAGGATTCACTAAGGACAAG aCTCTCAGTTCAATCTTTAACATTGAGATGGTAAAAGAAAAGActgcagaagaaataaaacag ATTTGGCAGCAATATTTTGCAGCAAAAGATACAGTCTACGCAGTTATTCCT GCAGAAAAGTTTGATTTGATCTGGAACCGGGCTCAGTCCTGTCCAACA TTTCTGTGTGCtctgccaagaagggaaggttatGAGTTCTTTGTAGGACAATGGACAGGTACTGAACTCCACTTCACTGCACTTATAAATATTCAG ACCCGAGGGGAAGCTGCAGCCAGCCAGCTGATTTTATATCACTATCCTGAACTTAAGGAAGAAAAGGGCATAGTGCTGATGACTGCAGAAATGGATTCCACATTTCTG AATGTTGCTGAGGCACAGTGCATCGCCAACCAAGTTCAGCTCTTCTATGCTACTGATCGGAAAGAGACCTACGG
- the ATPAF1 gene encoding ATP synthase mitochondrial F1 complex assembly factor 1 isoform X3 — translation MERARGPLAEADAPEEEEAGAAMAAVVVAAAGGAGPAVLQVAGLYRGLCAVRSRALGLGLVSPAQLRVFPVRRGSGRPERGADGSGVGAEAELQANPFYDRYRDKIQQLRRSDPAAFESRLEKRSEFRKQPVGRSRQGDFIKCVEQKTDALGKQSVNRGFTKDKTLSSIFNIEMVKEKTAEEIKQIWQQYFAAKDTVYAVIPAEKFDLIWNRAQSCPTFLCALPRREGYEFFVGQWTGTELHFTALINIQTRGEAAASQLILYHYPELKEEKGIVLMTAEMDSTFLNVAEAQCIANQVQLFYATDRKETYGL, via the exons ATGGAGCGGGCGCGCGGGCCGCTGGCCGAGGCTGACGCgcctgaggaggaggaggcgggggCGGCCATGGCTGCTGTGGTGGTGGCGGCTGCAGGTGGCGCGGGACCGGCGGTCCTGCAGGTAGCCGGTCTCTACCGGGGACTGTGCGCTGTGCGCAGCCGCGCCCTGGGCCTGGGGCTTGTGTCACCCGCGCAACTGCGCGTGTTCCCAGTGCGTCGCGGCTCGGGCCGGCCCGAGCGGGGCGCCGACGGCAGcggggtcggggccgaggccgaGCTCCAGGCCAACCCTTTCTACGACCGCTACCGCGACAAGATCCAGCAGCTGCGCAG GTCTGACCCAGCTGCTTTTGAGTCCCGTCTGGAGAAACGCAGTGAATTTCGGAAGCAGCCAGTGGGGCGTTCCAGGCAAGGTGATTTTATCAAATGTGTGGAACAGAAG ACAGATGCCTTGGGGAAACAGTCTGTGAACAGAGGATTCACTAAGGACAAG aCTCTCAGTTCAATCTTTAACATTGAGATGGTAAAAGAAAAGActgcagaagaaataaaacag ATTTGGCAGCAATATTTTGCAGCAAAAGATACAGTCTACGCAGTTATTCCT GCAGAAAAGTTTGATTTGATCTGGAACCGGGCTCAGTCCTGTCCAACA TTTCTGTGTGCtctgccaagaagggaaggttatGAGTTCTTTGTAGGACAATGGACAGGTACTGAACTCCACTTCACTGCACTTATAAATATTCAG ACCCGAGGGGAAGCTGCAGCCAGCCAGCTGATTTTATATCACTATCCTGAACTTAAGGAAGAAAAGGGCATAGTGCTGATGACTGCAGAAATGGATTCCACATTTCTG AATGTTGCTGAGGCACAGTGCATCGCCAACCAAGTTCAGCTCTTCTATGCTACTGATCGGAAAGAGACCTACGG actgtga
- the TEX38 gene encoding testis-expressed protein 38 isoform X3: MNAAINTGPPPAVTKTETEVQNPDVLWELDIPEGRSYADQVSNPKAEAPAPLQPALQGAPQQPQASSPFPLPIFQEVPFAPPLCNLPPLLNHSVSYPSATCPERNVLFHSLPNLAHEDHSFNAKPFASEL, translated from the coding sequence ATGAATGCAGCCATCAACACGGGCCCTCCCCCTGCTGTCACCAAGACTGAGACTGAGGTCCAGAATCCAGATGTTCTGTGGGAGTTGGACATCCCCGAAGGCAGGAGCTATGCTGACCAAGTCAGTAACCCCAAGGCGGAAGCCCCCGCTCCCCTGCAACCTGCACTGCAGGGGGCTCCACAGCAGCCCCAGGCCAGCTCCCCATTTCCACTTCCCATCTTTCAGGAGGTGCCCTTTGCCCCCCCCTTGTGCAACCTACCCCCGCTGCTGAACCACTCTGTCTCCTATCCTTCAGCCACCTGTCCTGAAAGGAATGTTCTCTTCCATTCCCTCCCGAATCTGGCCCATGAAGACCACAGCTTCAATGCCAAGCCTTTTGCTTCAGAATTGTAG
- the ATPAF1 gene encoding ATP synthase mitochondrial F1 complex assembly factor 1 isoform X1, with amino-acid sequence MERARGPLAEADAPEEEEAGAAMAAVVVAAAGGAGPAVLQVAGLYRGLCAVRSRALGLGLVSPAQLRVFPVRRGSGRPERGADGSGVGAEAELQANPFYDRYRDKIQQLRRSDPAAFESRLEKRSEFRKQPVGRSRQGDFIKCVEQKTDALGKQSVNRGFTKDKTLSSIFNIEMVKEKTAEEIKQIWQQYFAAKDTVYAVIPAEKFDLIWNRAQSCPTFLCALPRREGYEFFVGQWTGTELHFTALINIQTRGEAAASQLILYHYPELKEEKGIVLMTAEMDSTFLNVAEAQCIANQVQLFYATDRKETYGLVETFNLRPNEFKYMSVIAELEQSGLGAELKCSQNQNKT; translated from the exons ATGGAGCGGGCGCGCGGGCCGCTGGCCGAGGCTGACGCgcctgaggaggaggaggcgggggCGGCCATGGCTGCTGTGGTGGTGGCGGCTGCAGGTGGCGCGGGACCGGCGGTCCTGCAGGTAGCCGGTCTCTACCGGGGACTGTGCGCTGTGCGCAGCCGCGCCCTGGGCCTGGGGCTTGTGTCACCCGCGCAACTGCGCGTGTTCCCAGTGCGTCGCGGCTCGGGCCGGCCCGAGCGGGGCGCCGACGGCAGcggggtcggggccgaggccgaGCTCCAGGCCAACCCTTTCTACGACCGCTACCGCGACAAGATCCAGCAGCTGCGCAG GTCTGACCCAGCTGCTTTTGAGTCCCGTCTGGAGAAACGCAGTGAATTTCGGAAGCAGCCAGTGGGGCGTTCCAGGCAAGGTGATTTTATCAAATGTGTGGAACAGAAG ACAGATGCCTTGGGGAAACAGTCTGTGAACAGAGGATTCACTAAGGACAAG aCTCTCAGTTCAATCTTTAACATTGAGATGGTAAAAGAAAAGActgcagaagaaataaaacag ATTTGGCAGCAATATTTTGCAGCAAAAGATACAGTCTACGCAGTTATTCCT GCAGAAAAGTTTGATTTGATCTGGAACCGGGCTCAGTCCTGTCCAACA TTTCTGTGTGCtctgccaagaagggaaggttatGAGTTCTTTGTAGGACAATGGACAGGTACTGAACTCCACTTCACTGCACTTATAAATATTCAG ACCCGAGGGGAAGCTGCAGCCAGCCAGCTGATTTTATATCACTATCCTGAACTTAAGGAAGAAAAGGGCATAGTGCTGATGACTGCAGAAATGGATTCCACATTTCTG AATGTTGCTGAGGCACAGTGCATCGCCAACCAAGTTCAGCTCTTCTATGCTACTGATCGGAAAGAGACCTACGGGTTAGTGGAGACCTTTAACCTCAGACCAAATGAGTTCAAATATATGTCTGTCATCGCTGAATTGGAGCAAAGCGGGCTTGGAGCAGAACTGAAATGTTCCCAGAACCAAAATAAGACTTAG
- the TEX38 gene encoding testis-expressed protein 38 isoform X2, with the protein MRAATFTYSPLLYWINKRRRYGMNAAINTGPPPAVTKTETEVQNPDVLWELDIPEGRSYADQVSNPKAEAPAPLQPALQGAPQQPQASSPFPLPIFQEVPFAPPLCNLPPLLNHSVSYPSATCPERNVLFHSLPNLAHEDHSFNAKPFASEL; encoded by the coding sequence ATGAGAGCTGCCACGTTCACCTACAGCCCACTGTTGTACTGGATTAACAAGCGACGGCGCTACGGCATGAATGCAGCCATCAACACGGGCCCTCCCCCTGCTGTCACCAAGACTGAGACTGAGGTCCAGAATCCAGATGTTCTGTGGGAGTTGGACATCCCCGAAGGCAGGAGCTATGCTGACCAAGTCAGTAACCCCAAGGCGGAAGCCCCCGCTCCCCTGCAACCTGCACTGCAGGGGGCTCCACAGCAGCCCCAGGCCAGCTCCCCATTTCCACTTCCCATCTTTCAGGAGGTGCCCTTTGCCCCCCCCTTGTGCAACCTACCCCCGCTGCTGAACCACTCTGTCTCCTATCCTTCAGCCACCTGTCCTGAAAGGAATGTTCTCTTCCATTCCCTCCCGAATCTGGCCCATGAAGACCACAGCTTCAATGCCAAGCCTTTTGCTTCAGAATTGTAG